The following nucleotide sequence is from uncultured Draconibacterium sp..
CGTAATGATTTTTACCATTATTAAAAATCTGGCAGCTAAGGTTAATTTAGATAAGAAAATTAGTCCGCATACTTTCCGTCACTCATTTGCCACACACCTGATAAATGGTGGAGCTGACTTGCGGGCCGTTCAGGAAATGTTAGGGCACGAATCGATATTAACCACCGAAATTTATACGCATCTGGATAAGGATTACCTGAAGTCGACTATTCATCAGTTTCATCCGAGATCATAACAGTCATAAGATAAAAATAAAAGAGCGTTACATCTTTATTTGTAGCGCTTTTTTTATGCCTATATTAAGACAAAAATATCTTTTTAATTGTAAAAAATCTATTGTTAAGCTAATGTTTAATCGGTGTGAAAAAAGGGGCAAATGGGGGAGATCAACCCTGCTGATTGGAAAATAATGATATTTTTGTGTCCCGATTTAAGTAGACGAAAAATTGTATTATTAAGTTAATTATTAGGTAGTTATGGCAAATTTAGATTTAAGCAAGTACGGAATTGTTGACGTACAGGAAATTATCCACAACCCTTCATACGAGAAACTTTATGAAGAAGAAATGAATCCTGCATTAGAGGGATTCGAAAAAGGTCAGTTAACAGAGCTTGACGCTGTTAATGTGATGACAGGTGTATTTACAGGTCGTTCACCTAAAGATAAATACATCGTTAAAGATGCAACCACTGAAGATACAATGTGGTGGACATCTCCTGAATCTCCAAACGACAACAAACCTATTACTCAGGAAGTTTGGAATGACCTAAAAGCTACTACTACTAGCCAGCTTTCAGGAAAAAAATTATTTGTAGTTGACACATTTTGTGGTGCAAACGAAGACACTCGTTTGAAAGTTCGTTTCATCATGGAAGTTGCATGGCAAGCTCACTTTGTGACTAACATGTTCCTTCGCCCTACAGCTGAAGAATTAGAAGCTTATGGAGAGCCTGATTTCGTTGTAATGAACGGTTCAAAAACTTCTAATGCAAAATACGAAGAGCACGGATTAAACTCAGAAGTTTACACTGTATTTAACCTGACTGAAAAAATGCAGGTAATTGGTGGTACATGGTATGGTGGTGAAATGAAAAAAGGTATGTTCGCGATGATGAACTACTACCTGCCACTTCGCGGTATTGCTTCAATGCACTGTTCGGCTAACGTTGGTAAAGAAGGTGACGTTGCTATCTTCTTCGGTCTTTCAGGTACTGGTAAAACAACACTTTCAACTGATGCATCACGTAAATTGATTGGTGATGACGAGCACGGTTGGGATGACGAAGGTGTATTCAACTTCGAAGGTGGATGTTACGCAAAAACTATCGACCTGGATAAAGACGCTGAACCAGAAATTTTCGGTGCGATCAAACGTAACGCTCTTTTGGAGAACGTAACAGTTGATGCTGAAGGTAAAATTGACTTCACTGACGGTTCTGTAACTCAGAACACTCGTGTTTCTTACCCAATTGACCACATCGAAAACATCGCTGTACCATCTAAAGCTGGTCACGCACAGAAAGTAATTTTCCTTTCGGCTGATGCATTTGGTGTATTGCCTCCGGTTTCTAAATTAACTCCGGAACAAACTCAATATCATTTCTTATCAGGATTTACTGCAAAATTAGCAGGTACTGAGCGTGGTGTAACTGCTCCACAACCTACATTCTCTGCATGTTTCGGTGCTGCATTCTTAACCTTGCACCCAACAAAATAT
It contains:
- the pckA gene encoding phosphoenolpyruvate carboxykinase (ATP), coding for MANLDLSKYGIVDVQEIIHNPSYEKLYEEEMNPALEGFEKGQLTELDAVNVMTGVFTGRSPKDKYIVKDATTEDTMWWTSPESPNDNKPITQEVWNDLKATTTSQLSGKKLFVVDTFCGANEDTRLKVRFIMEVAWQAHFVTNMFLRPTAEELEAYGEPDFVVMNGSKTSNAKYEEHGLNSEVYTVFNLTEKMQVIGGTWYGGEMKKGMFAMMNYYLPLRGIASMHCSANVGKEGDVAIFFGLSGTGKTTLSTDASRKLIGDDEHGWDDEGVFNFEGGCYAKTIDLDKDAEPEIFGAIKRNALLENVTVDAEGKIDFTDGSVTQNTRVSYPIDHIENIAVPSKAGHAQKVIFLSADAFGVLPPVSKLTPEQTQYHFLSGFTAKLAGTERGVTAPQPTFSACFGAAFLTLHPTKYAAELVKKMEEHGAEAYLVNTGWNGTGKRISIKDTRGIINAILDGSIEKAETKTIPVFNLEVPTALPGVDTGILDPRDTYADVKEWEDKAQDLGSRFVKNFVKYTDNEEGKALVAAGPQVD